One genomic segment of Amycolatopsis sp. WQ 127309 includes these proteins:
- a CDS encoding alpha/beta fold hydrolase, producing the protein MSPASSATLIEPEPPAPPARRSSRPIELTGSFDHEGHRLWYTEFGSGDKVVVLTHGIMLTRRMHAPLARRLARAGFRVVTLDLLGHGDSDRPTESWLYSMPSFAEQTLALLDHLEVSAAVIGGTSLGANVSLEVAVSAPERARGLIVEMPVLDNAIVAGLFTFAPLLMAARFLPVTVQAVAFGASLVPHGNQWVDVITDTLSQRPAPMAALLHGVLFGRIAPPKSVRRKITTRALVIGHQGDPIHPFGDADSLAVDMPDAEFVQARSPVELRFDPTRLSDAIRDFAASCYED; encoded by the coding sequence ATGAGCCCGGCCAGCAGCGCGACCCTGATCGAGCCGGAGCCCCCGGCCCCGCCCGCCCGGCGTTCGTCGCGCCCGATCGAGCTGACCGGCTCGTTCGACCACGAGGGGCACCGGCTCTGGTACACCGAGTTCGGCAGCGGCGACAAGGTCGTCGTGCTGACCCACGGCATCATGCTCACCCGCCGGATGCACGCGCCCCTCGCGCGGCGGCTGGCCCGCGCCGGGTTCCGGGTGGTCACGCTCGACCTGCTCGGCCACGGCGACTCGGACCGCCCGACCGAGTCGTGGCTGTACTCGATGCCGTCGTTCGCCGAGCAGACCCTGGCGCTGCTGGACCACCTCGAGGTCTCCGCCGCCGTGATCGGCGGGACGTCGCTGGGCGCGAACGTCTCCCTGGAGGTCGCGGTGTCGGCCCCCGAGCGGGCGCGTGGGCTGATCGTCGAGATGCCGGTGCTGGACAACGCGATCGTGGCGGGTCTGTTCACGTTCGCGCCGCTGCTGATGGCGGCCCGGTTCCTGCCGGTGACGGTGCAGGCAGTGGCCTTCGGGGCCTCGCTGGTCCCGCACGGCAACCAGTGGGTCGACGTCATCACCGACACGCTCTCGCAGCGCCCGGCCCCGATGGCGGCCCTGCTGCACGGGGTCCTGTTCGGCCGGATCGCCCCGCCGAAGTCGGTGCGCCGCAAGATCACGACCCGCGCCCTCGTGATCGGCCACCAGGGCGACCCGATCCACCCGTTCGGTGACGCGGACAGCCTGGCCGTCGACATGCCGGACGCGGAGTTCGTCCAGGCCCGCAGCCCGGTCGAGCTGAGGTTCGACCCGACCCGGCTCTCGGACGCGATCCGCGACTTCGCCGCGAGCTGCTACGAGGACTGA